In Coleofasciculus sp. FACHB-1120, the genomic stretch CCGAGAACCTCGAACCGAAGGGTTTCAGGTTCCTTCTGCGATTCCGGCTTTAGCGCTGTTCTCCAACCTGTTTCTCATTGCTTTCGCCGAGCCAAAAAGTAACATTGCGGCGTTAGTGTTTACAGGTTTAGGAATTCTGATAATTTTAATTCGCAATGCTCTTAGCAAACGATTGCCAAGCTCCTAACTTTATCTGCCATACAGCAGGTGTCAGCCACGAGCAGGCGAGCGCCACTCTCGAATTGGCAAAGAAAATGCTGGCTGACAGGACAAGCGATCGCCCTCTGACTGTCTAACTACTACAACGTTGCTTTCCTTGTTTCTGTTACATTCGTACTAATAATCAAGCTTAAGACGAAGCATGACCTGCAAGGAGATGCAAACATGACTGAAACAGCCGAAAAACTTAAGATTGAGCTTTCCCGGCTCTCCATGCAGGATCGTGCAGAGCTTGCCTACTTCTTAATCCATTCCCTGGATGAAGATGTAGATGATGATGCGGAAATTCTCTGGGCCGCTGAGTTGGAGCGAAGAATGCAGGGAATTACCAACGGCACTGCTTCGAGTGAACCATCTAGTAAGGTGTTTGCGGAGTTGCGAGAGAAGTATTCGTGAAACCGTTAATTATTCATAGTGAAGCCAGAGCCGAGCTAGATAGTGCGATCGCCTACTATGAAGAGCGCAAGGTAGGGTTTGGTCTTGACTTCCTAACTGAAGTAGAGCAAGAGCTTGGCAAAATCCAGCAAAATCCAAATCTGGGAGCGCTGTACAAAGTTTCGGGGTTGCGTCGTTATGTCATGCAGCGTTTTCCCTTTCTCATTTTCTATGCAGAGTTGGAGGAGTTCATCTGGATTGTTGCAATAGCGCACGGTAAGCGCAGACCAGACTATTGGAGAAGGCGACAAATAAAGTGACACCGCGAACCAGCTGACAAATCGTTAGTTAGTCTAGTTCAATACGGCTTTACTAAACTCAGTTAATAGACACGCCTACTGCACGAGCAGATCGCTTCATCCAACCCTAGCACTCGGAAGCATCTTCACTCACAGCCGTTATTCCCTGGTTGCTAGCTGACAGGATAAGCGATCACTTCTATCCAGGTGAACCTGACGGATGAAATGATGGAATAATAGGTTATTGTGGTGGGAAAAATATGTTGATTACACCATTAGCAGAGTTACAACTATCACATCGAAATAGTCTTCTTGTAGCAACACCTGACGGACAGCGAATCGTAGTTGCTTCACAAAGTAAAGTTTTAGTGCTTGATGAAAATCTAATGACTTTATTTGAATATGATATCGGATATCCAATTGATAATTTAACAATTAGTCCTAACGGTCAAATGCTGGCAATTACAAATGAAGAAGGTCAGCTTTTAGTTATTCAAATTGATGGGAAGGTTCTGTTTGAAGAAATACATCCAACTGGATCGAAAATGTACTGTAATGGATGTTTATTTTCAAACGATGGTACTCAGCTTTGGAATATTGTTGAAGTTGAAAATTACCAAGTCCAAGTCCAGTACCGTGAAACCGAAAAATGGAACGTTTTAAAAAGTACCGTTTTACAAAGTGGTGATTCATTTAGTTATTTTTCCTTCATTCCTCACCCAGAAAACAAAGTTTTAGCTGCCTGGGAAGCAGCAGGTCAAGATGGATCGTGGGTACACTGGATATGGGAAGATAAGGGAGAAATTAAAGTTCTTGAAATTCCAGAACTTGAAAATAAAATCCCTCCTGAGTTTCATCCCGCTGGAGGCGAGTTTTTAGTTGTTGACAACTTATCTGATTTGCGTTGCTATCGTTTTCCTGATTGTCACTTGATGGGAACTGCGACATTAGAGCTGGAGGAAGATTATTTTCAATATTATATGTGTTACCTGTCTGACGAACGAGCCATCATCAAATCAGAGAATGGTAGACTTCTTATTGTTAATTTAGATAGCCTGAAAGTTATTGATGAGGTAATATTGACAGGTTATGAACCTCGTCCAACTAACGAACTTTTCCCCAGCCTAGCTGACGAAAAAACTCTTTGCGGCAACCTTTCTTCATTCAAGCGTGTGGGGAAAAATCGGATTGTATCGATACACAACAATTTTTATGGAAAACAGCAAAGTACCTTACTAATTTGGGGAGATAATCTACTCTTTGGAGAATGTTCTCAACCCTCTCCAATGGCTCCGTATACAGCACAGTTAATTCAAAGTATAACGAATGCGAATGTTCAGGAGAGTAAAGGGAAAACGGAGTAGCGATCGCTCTATTGCTAACAACTCCTAGATTGGAGAAGTGGCAATAATGGCAATAGAAGCGATCGCCAGATCCTAAATCAACGTGACTTTTCCAGTATCAAGATCGTAACGACCTCCGACAATTTTGAGCTTTTCATCCAGCAATCGTTCCGAAACGATCGTTGAATTTTGCTTCAATTTCTCAATTTGATACCGAACATTGGCAATCACAGCATTATCAACCGGATCGCCCGATTCATCTTTTGCTTTAGCGATCGCAGCTTCTTCAAGCGGGATGTTGCGCTGCTGCAAATCCTCAGCCGTCAATTCAACAAAGCAGCGAGTATTCGTTAAACGGGGTACAGCCATGTATAAGCGTTTCGCATCTTTTAAAGCACGCGATCGCACCGGAATTTGCGGTGAATCCGGATTGCACTTAATTAATTTTGCTTGTTGCCAAATTGGTAAATCTGCTAACTGTTCAGCTGCTTTTTGGGAACCGACAAAGTTAGGAATGTGACCTTGCGGATCTCCGATGGCTACCCCCTGCTGCTTCAGCAAAGACCAAATATCAGCCCTCAGATTGTCCTTATCGGCATGATAACCACTCCAAGTTGTCTTGATGTTATTTGGCATCAGCGATCGCTAATTTGTTATGTTAACAAGTCCTTGTGGAAGATAGACTGGGATAGCAACCGACTCAGCTTGGCTCATCCCGAAACTTGCAATATCAACGCTAACATTTATCAAGCCACTTTTTGCTAACCCACTTTGATACAGGACATACTCAATGGCTACCAGAGAAGAAATCCTCCTAAACTTTGATCCTAGCGGTATTGGTGTCGATAACGGTAATCTCTTAGGACTTCCATTTGATTACGACTCTGCCAATATTATTGTGTTTGGCATTCCCTGGGAAGTGACTGTTTCCTATGGCTCCGGCACAGCTTTTGGACCAAATGCAGTTTTAGAATCCTCTCGTCAACTGGATTTGTATGACTTTGACAATCCAGAAGGCTGGAAAAAAGGTATTTTCATGGTAGAAATTCCCAAAGGTATTCAGCAGAAAAACGAGGTTTTGAGGCAGGATGCGGCTCGAATTATTGAGCATATGGAACAAGGGAAGCGTGTCGAAGACGATCCCGACCTCACGCAAGTCTTAAAAACGGTTAATCAAGAGTGTGAAGCTGTCAATCAATGCCTGTTTGAACAGGCTCAAGCTGCTATAAAACAGGGTAAAAAAGTTGCAGCAATCGGAGGAGATCACAGCGTACCTCTGGGAGCTATTCAGGCATTGGCAGAAAGTTACCCGGAATTCGGAATTTTACACATTGATGCTCACGCGGATTTACGCGATGCTTACGAGGGTTTCGAGTTTTCTCATGCCTCAATTATGTTTAATGCGCTGAAACTGCCCGAAATATCGAAGTTAGTTCAAGTGGGTATTCGCGATATTTCTCAAGATGAAGTTAATCTGATTCAACAGTCAGGAGGGCGAGTTTCTGCTTACTACGATCCTCAGTTAAAACAAAAGCTTTATGCTGGAATTTCCTGGTTGGAAATTTGCAAACAAATCGTTGCAGAATTACCACAGAATGTTTACATCAGTTTCGATGTCGATGGATTAGACCCCAAACTGTGCCCGAATACAGGAACTCCGGTTCCTGGAGGTCTAGAACTAGAGCAAACCTTTTTCTTGTTCCGCGAAGTTGTCAATAGCGGCAGACAGATTATTGGGTTTGATGTATGCGAAGTGGGGAATAGTGAGTGGGATGGTAACGTTGGGGCTAGAGCAGTTTATAAGCTCTGCAATCTGATGACATTATCAGAGCAAAACCTTTCCTAGCGATTGAGAAAATTCTAACAATAAGTGATGCTGGCACAAACTCTATCTTAAAAGATGCGATCGCTCTTTTTGTAAGCGCGATCGCCCTAACCCTGTAGCCCTTCGTGCTGCCTGTCGGCAAAGTCTGCATATTTGGATAGGCAGTTCGCCCCTACCTATCTATTGCAACCATAATTCAGCAGAGACAGTAGGGGCGATATTTATCTAGTATCACCGTCAGCAGAGCGAATGTTCGCGGCAATGGCATCAGCGTTGACGGAAATTGAGATGCCTGTTGTACGCAATCCTAAATCAACGTGACTTTTCCCGTATCAAGATCGTAACGACCTCCAACAATTTTGAGTTTGTCATCCAGCAATCGTTCGGAAACGATCGTTGAATTTTGCTTCAATTTCTCAATTTGATACCGGACATTTGCAATCACAGCATTATCAACCGGATCGCCCGATTCATCTTTTGTCTTAGCGATCGCAGGTTTAATCGCTTTGACAAAAGAATTCATGCTTCCAGGGAGACGTTCCCCCTGGACTGCGGCGGTGACAGCACCACAGCGTTCGTGACCTAAAACCATAATCACAGGAGTGCTGAGGATAGCTACAGCATATTC encodes the following:
- a CDS encoding addiction module protein, which gives rise to MTETAEKLKIELSRLSMQDRAELAYFLIHSLDEDVDDDAEILWAAELERRMQGITNGTASSEPSSKVFAELREKYS
- a CDS encoding carbonic anhydrase, whose translation is MPNNIKTTWSGYHADKDNLRADIWSLLKQQGVAIGDPQGHIPNFVGSQKAAEQLADLPIWQQAKLIKCNPDSPQIPVRSRALKDAKRLYMAVPRLTNTRCFVELTAEDLQQRNIPLEEAAIAKAKDESGDPVDNAVIANVRYQIEKLKQNSTIVSERLLDEKLKIVGGRYDLDTGKVTLI
- a CDS encoding agmatinase family protein → MATREEILLNFDPSGIGVDNGNLLGLPFDYDSANIIVFGIPWEVTVSYGSGTAFGPNAVLESSRQLDLYDFDNPEGWKKGIFMVEIPKGIQQKNEVLRQDAARIIEHMEQGKRVEDDPDLTQVLKTVNQECEAVNQCLFEQAQAAIKQGKKVAAIGGDHSVPLGAIQALAESYPEFGILHIDAHADLRDAYEGFEFSHASIMFNALKLPEISKLVQVGIRDISQDEVNLIQQSGGRVSAYYDPQLKQKLYAGISWLEICKQIVAELPQNVYISFDVDGLDPKLCPNTGTPVPGGLELEQTFFLFREVVNSGRQIIGFDVCEVGNSEWDGNVGARAVYKLCNLMTLSEQNLS
- a CDS encoding type II toxin-antitoxin system RelE/ParE family toxin, with the protein product MKPLIIHSEARAELDSAIAYYEERKVGFGLDFLTEVEQELGKIQQNPNLGALYKVSGLRRYVMQRFPFLIFYAELEEFIWIVAIAHGKRRPDYWRRRQIK